In Polynucleobacter sp. MWH-S4W17, a genomic segment contains:
- the ilvD gene encoding dihydroxy-acid dehydratase: MKRLNERSRMVTEGVARAPNRSMYYAMGYEEKDFVKPMVGVANGHSTITPCNSGLQKLADAAVEALEAAGAKAQVFGTPTVSDGIGMGTEGMKYSLVSREVIADSIEVCVNGLWQDGVVVIGGCDKNMPGGMMALARTNVPGIYVYGGTIKPGHYKGKELNIVSAFEAVGEFTSGRLSEEDLKGVEQHACPGSGSCGGMYTANTMSSSFEALGMSLPYSSTMANVDAEKVASAAESARVLVEAVKNNLRPRDIITKKSIENAVSVIMAVGGSTNAVLHFLAITSAAEIDWTIDDFERIRKRVPVIVDMKPSGTYLATDLHQAGGIPQVMKILLDGGLLHGDCMTITGKTIAEVLKDVPSVPRADQKVIRTLDNPLYKQGHLAILKGNISPEGCVAKITGLKNPSITGPARVFDSEDDAMAAIMAQKIKDGDIVVIRYEGPKGGPGMREMLAPTSALVGQGLGESVGLITDGRFSGGTWGMVVGHVAPEAYVGGTIALIHEGDSVTIDAHQLLIQLNVDEAEIAKRRAAWVQPKPRYTRGLLAKYARLASTASKGAVTDLNLGD, from the coding sequence ATGAAACGCCTTAATGAACGCTCGCGCATGGTCACCGAAGGGGTCGCTCGCGCACCTAATCGTTCGATGTATTACGCAATGGGTTACGAAGAAAAGGATTTCGTAAAGCCGATGGTTGGCGTTGCGAACGGCCACTCCACTATTACCCCTTGCAATAGTGGTTTACAAAAATTAGCTGACGCTGCTGTTGAAGCTCTAGAAGCGGCCGGTGCAAAAGCACAAGTATTCGGTACACCAACTGTTTCCGATGGCATCGGCATGGGCACTGAGGGCATGAAGTACTCCCTCGTCTCACGTGAAGTGATTGCTGATAGCATTGAAGTGTGTGTAAATGGTCTTTGGCAAGATGGTGTTGTCGTCATTGGTGGTTGCGATAAAAACATGCCAGGCGGCATGATGGCCTTAGCCCGCACTAATGTGCCCGGCATCTATGTCTATGGCGGCACGATTAAACCAGGCCATTACAAGGGCAAGGAACTCAATATTGTTTCTGCATTTGAGGCAGTTGGTGAATTTACTTCCGGTCGATTGAGTGAAGAAGATTTAAAGGGTGTTGAACAGCATGCCTGTCCAGGGAGCGGCTCTTGTGGCGGCATGTACACCGCAAACACCATGAGCTCCTCATTTGAGGCTTTGGGCATGAGCTTGCCCTACTCCTCTACGATGGCGAACGTTGATGCTGAAAAAGTAGCGAGTGCTGCCGAATCAGCGCGCGTACTGGTTGAGGCTGTGAAAAATAACTTGCGTCCCCGTGACATCATCACCAAGAAGTCCATTGAGAACGCTGTCAGTGTGATCATGGCAGTTGGTGGATCCACAAATGCAGTATTGCATTTCTTGGCCATCACCAGCGCAGCTGAAATCGATTGGACAATCGATGACTTTGAGCGTATTCGTAAACGCGTTCCTGTGATCGTTGATATGAAGCCATCCGGCACTTACCTTGCAACTGACTTGCATCAAGCCGGCGGCATTCCACAAGTAATGAAGATTTTGCTTGATGGCGGATTACTTCACGGTGACTGCATGACCATCACTGGAAAAACGATTGCTGAAGTACTAAAAGATGTTCCGTCAGTACCGCGCGCTGATCAAAAAGTGATTCGCACCTTAGACAATCCTTTGTACAAACAAGGTCACTTGGCAATCTTGAAGGGCAATATTTCTCCAGAGGGTTGCGTGGCTAAGATTACCGGCCTCAAGAATCCTTCGATCACTGGCCCAGCCCGTGTGTTTGATTCTGAAGATGATGCCATGGCAGCCATCATGGCCCAGAAGATCAAAGATGGTGACATCGTTGTGATTCGTTATGAAGGCCCTAAAGGCGGCCCAGGGATGCGTGAGATGCTTGCCCCAACCTCTGCTCTTGTAGGGCAAGGTCTAGGTGAGTCTGTAGGCCTCATCACTGATGGCCGCTTCTCTGGTGGCACCTGGGGTATGGTTGTGGGTCACGTAGCTCCTGAAGCCTACGTAGGCGGCACAATTGCCCTCATTCATGAAGGTGACTCGGTAACGATTGATGCCCATCAACTACTGATTCAATTGAACGTTGATGAAGCAGAAATTGCGAAGCGTCGCGCAGCTTGGGTGCAACCTAAGCCTCGCTACACTCGTGGCTTATTAGCAAAATACGCTCGCCTTGCAAGCACTGCAAGTAAAGGTGCGGTAACTGACTTGAACTTAGGTGACTAA
- a CDS encoding copper chaperone PCu(A)C: MKTKLLVTLCAVAGMAFVGTTWAQNVSKTVTTNAIKIEDAYTRATVPGQQVAGGFMKIENKGAADQLISASSPVAGEVQLHEMAMEGNVMKMRQVKDITVPAGGAVELKPGGLHLMFINIKAPLAAGETVPVKLKFAKAGDVEVKMPVNAMGAGAMKH, translated from the coding sequence ATGAAGACAAAACTATTAGTAACACTGTGTGCCGTTGCGGGGATGGCTTTCGTAGGGACGACATGGGCGCAAAACGTTTCCAAAACCGTCACTACTAACGCTATCAAAATTGAAGATGCTTATACCCGTGCTACAGTTCCTGGTCAGCAGGTAGCCGGTGGCTTTATGAAGATTGAAAATAAAGGCGCTGCTGATCAATTGATCTCTGCCAGCTCACCTGTTGCAGGTGAAGTGCAGCTCCACGAGATGGCAATGGAGGGCAATGTTATGAAGATGCGTCAGGTAAAAGATATTACTGTGCCAGCAGGTGGCGCTGTTGAATTAAAACCTGGCGGCTTGCACTTAATGTTTATCAACATTAAAGCTCCATTAGCTGCAGGTGAAACCGTTCCCGTGAAGCTGAAGTTTGCTAAGGCAGGTGATGTTGAGGTCAAGATGCCAGTTAATGCAATGGGCGCTGGAGCTATGAAGCACTAA
- a CDS encoding TlpA disulfide reductase family protein, producing the protein MKKYWLIFILILSMTGFAFADPVSLKPYQVGDWKSIIKAANGGPLAINFWGVTCPSCVKEMPQWGLFIKNNPSAKVVFIQVDDVSIESMKKMLSKANLEKANNYYVAAPFDERLRYEIDPKWHGETPTTIVIDKNGKATRKTGLVDFQQLQNALMVKP; encoded by the coding sequence ATGAAAAAATATTGGCTTATTTTTATTCTCATTCTCTCAATGACTGGGTTTGCCTTCGCTGATCCAGTTTCTTTGAAGCCTTATCAGGTGGGAGATTGGAAATCCATCATCAAAGCCGCAAATGGTGGACCTCTGGCTATTAATTTTTGGGGGGTGACTTGCCCATCCTGCGTTAAAGAGATGCCGCAGTGGGGTCTTTTTATCAAAAACAATCCAAGCGCTAAAGTAGTTTTTATTCAGGTTGATGATGTATCAATCGAGTCGATGAAAAAAATGTTGAGCAAAGCAAATCTAGAAAAAGCCAATAATTATTATGTAGCAGCGCCTTTTGATGAGCGCCTGCGCTATGAAATCGATCCTAAATGGCATGGCGAAACACCTACAACCATAGTGATCGATAAAAATGGTAAAGCTACCAGAAAAACAGGCTTAGTAGACTTTCAGCAATTACAAAATGCTTTGATGGTTAAACCATAA
- a CDS encoding sialidase family protein, with protein sequence MNSTPYSFNRFLLLGALLSGVLSFAAQAQTQMDHSSHMAGANPAKVSSVCQGIGLECANAATPFFTQDGRLLLVWTASGVVSVAQSSDLGKTFSPAVKIAEHGKSLDAGADARPQIVADKQGNVFLAYAFFKDANWNAQINTARSTDGANTFTKAVSLVNDGSSQRFPSVLIKPNGDIFISWIDKRLVSAAKQGGQNRLGGSIAYSFSQDGGKSFQAEHFANESSCECCRIGGSLDPKDNPVLAYRAIFPGGIRDQASQVISASGAGPIRKVADDNWKTDACPHHGPSIAVSNTGTFHVAWYTQGSKRSGVFYANSTNQGATYSKPTRIGAETANVSRPYLLALGQQVWLVWKEFDGVQSSVYLKESSDDGKTWAIPKILSSTAGYSDHPLLLAQGNQVFLSWLTRNDGYQLINIGQKQ encoded by the coding sequence ATGAATTCGACCCCATACTCTTTTAATCGATTCTTATTGCTCGGGGCGCTTCTTTCGGGAGTGCTGAGCTTTGCTGCACAAGCTCAAACGCAAATGGATCATTCATCGCATATGGCCGGTGCAAATCCAGCAAAAGTGAGCAGTGTTTGCCAGGGAATTGGGTTGGAGTGTGCCAATGCTGCAACCCCATTTTTTACGCAGGATGGAAGGCTATTGCTGGTATGGACCGCGAGTGGCGTGGTCTCAGTTGCGCAGTCTTCTGATTTAGGAAAAACATTTTCACCAGCAGTCAAAATTGCTGAGCACGGTAAATCATTAGATGCTGGCGCTGATGCACGTCCACAAATTGTTGCTGATAAACAAGGGAATGTCTTTTTGGCATATGCATTTTTCAAAGATGCAAACTGGAATGCGCAAATCAATACTGCTAGATCGACCGATGGGGCAAACACATTCACCAAAGCAGTGTCCTTAGTAAATGATGGCTCCAGTCAGCGCTTTCCATCGGTTCTGATCAAGCCAAATGGCGATATTTTTATCTCTTGGATCGATAAACGTTTAGTTTCTGCAGCAAAGCAGGGTGGACAAAATCGTCTTGGCGGCTCAATTGCCTATTCTTTTTCTCAGGATGGCGGCAAAAGCTTTCAGGCAGAACACTTTGCTAATGAGAGTAGTTGTGAGTGTTGTCGCATTGGTGGCAGCCTTGATCCAAAAGACAACCCAGTGCTAGCGTATAGAGCAATATTTCCTGGAGGCATTCGGGATCAGGCCAGCCAAGTGATTTCTGCTTCAGGTGCAGGACCAATCCGTAAGGTGGCTGATGACAACTGGAAAACGGATGCCTGCCCGCATCATGGACCATCCATAGCAGTATCAAACACCGGTACATTCCATGTGGCTTGGTATACCCAAGGCAGTAAGCGCTCTGGAGTCTTTTATGCCAATTCCACCAACCAAGGTGCCACCTATTCCAAGCCTACTCGCATAGGCGCTGAAACTGCCAATGTATCCAGGCCATATCTATTGGCATTGGGCCAGCAAGTTTGGTTGGTATGGAAGGAGTTTGATGGCGTGCAATCATCCGTATATTTAAAAGAATCTAGCGATGATGGAAAAACTTGGGCAATTCCTAAAATACTATCTAGTACAGCAGGGTACAGTGACCATCCCTTGTTGCTAGCTCAAGGGAATCAAGTATTTTTATCCTGGCTTACGCGTAATGATGGATACCAACTCATAAATATTGGACAAAAGCAATGA
- a CDS encoding TonB-dependent receptor, whose protein sequence is MLFQQKKISVCVGVLFGSVLINAQAQIAQPPDYGQKIGDVVVSATRSGTELKDMTQNTSILTNEDIQNAPEMTVDQVLKNQASVFLNDQPYYEKDPTGQSLNVRGLGAARTLALIDGLPANDAMYGTIQWNLVPLSAVQDVELVRGGVSNLYGNYGMGGLINITTKPINDNKGEVSASYGSYNTSNVAASKEVAVNDVLKLRASADYFNTDGYINQPTISPATVYPAKNRAGQSAPLLPGMGPESANSANYRLQGALKLSSDTDAFFNLGSHNMQNLPSGGYNFATKTTQETTFSGGATTRLSATQKVQVNAFYENTTLWQQNVSNSGATPAYISANYNDPYSTLGASAQYTHDLKDQTINQVVVSVDGRQVAAQNLTNSFSSAAGYANGVVTSSDYAKGQQQFYGVMAQMKAKTDAIPLQATLSLREDQWQSQTPTYWIAGANGVQNYTNVPNQTAYKFSPNLGLLLQATKEWDFRGAAYQGFHAPGLNNTLRTYGNSTSVSLANPLLSPENMTGYELGTDYRWNAGFVQITGFNANVKNAVYAPNVSQAQAAAAGCPISVCTGANGQTFSLYGNNQNLQSRGLEVQAHHDLNTQWAVDGTYTHTNTILTWIGSGVSASLNPIGSQVGGVPQNMGYAGVTYMPLPKTSLTANVRYIGNSWLDGAHTLPVPSYAVVGLKVNHQLTPEASVFASVINMFNRSYITYGTGTSQGSYIAGQPQSITVGARIIF, encoded by the coding sequence ATGTTATTTCAGCAAAAGAAAATCAGCGTATGCGTGGGTGTGCTATTTGGGTCTGTACTAATCAACGCGCAAGCACAAATTGCGCAGCCACCCGACTACGGTCAAAAAATAGGTGATGTGGTTGTTAGTGCCACTCGCTCTGGTACCGAGCTAAAGGACATGACTCAAAACACTTCTATTTTGACGAATGAAGATATTCAAAACGCCCCGGAAATGACGGTTGACCAGGTCTTAAAGAATCAAGCAAGTGTATTTTTAAATGATCAACCGTATTATGAAAAGGACCCCACCGGTCAGAGTTTGAATGTCCGTGGTCTTGGTGCTGCGCGGACTCTGGCATTGATCGATGGACTGCCTGCAAACGACGCTATGTATGGAACCATTCAATGGAATCTTGTCCCCCTCTCAGCAGTGCAGGATGTAGAACTGGTTCGCGGTGGCGTCTCCAATCTTTATGGCAACTATGGCATGGGTGGTTTAATCAACATCACTACCAAGCCCATTAACGATAACAAAGGCGAAGTGTCTGCCAGTTATGGTTCATACAATACAAGCAATGTGGCTGCTTCAAAAGAAGTGGCAGTAAATGACGTATTAAAGCTACGAGCATCTGCGGACTACTTTAATACGGATGGTTATATTAACCAGCCTACTATTTCTCCGGCAACAGTCTATCCAGCAAAGAATAGAGCAGGGCAGTCAGCACCTCTATTGCCTGGGATGGGTCCTGAAAGCGCTAACAGTGCAAATTACCGACTTCAAGGAGCCTTGAAATTAAGTTCTGATACGGATGCTTTTTTTAATCTTGGTTCCCACAATATGCAAAATCTACCATCTGGTGGATATAACTTTGCTACCAAGACAACTCAAGAAACTACTTTTTCTGGAGGAGCAACTACGCGTTTGAGCGCAACCCAAAAGGTTCAGGTGAATGCTTTCTACGAAAACACCACTCTCTGGCAGCAAAATGTCAGTAATAGCGGTGCAACACCAGCTTATATTAGTGCCAACTATAACGATCCTTATTCAACGCTAGGGGCATCTGCGCAATATACCCATGACTTAAAGGATCAAACCATTAATCAGGTAGTAGTTAGTGTTGATGGAAGACAGGTAGCTGCACAGAATTTAACGAATTCCTTTAGTTCTGCTGCTGGATATGCAAATGGAGTGGTTACCTCTTCTGATTACGCAAAAGGTCAGCAACAGTTTTATGGTGTGATGGCGCAAATGAAGGCTAAAACAGATGCCATCCCATTGCAAGCTACTCTCTCACTTCGAGAGGATCAATGGCAAAGCCAGACCCCAACCTATTGGATCGCAGGTGCAAATGGTGTTCAAAATTACACCAATGTCCCTAATCAAACTGCATATAAGTTCAGCCCTAATCTGGGCTTGTTATTACAGGCTACTAAGGAGTGGGACTTTAGGGGGGCGGCCTATCAGGGTTTCCATGCGCCTGGTTTGAACAACACGCTTCGTACTTATGGAAATTCAACGAGCGTTAGCCTGGCCAATCCATTGCTGAGCCCCGAGAACATGACTGGCTATGAACTAGGGACTGACTATCGTTGGAATGCGGGCTTTGTGCAGATCACGGGCTTTAATGCGAATGTAAAAAACGCAGTTTATGCACCCAATGTTTCTCAGGCACAAGCTGCTGCTGCAGGTTGTCCAATCTCAGTTTGTACCGGAGCTAATGGCCAAACATTTAGCTTGTACGGCAATAATCAGAATCTTCAAAGTCGTGGGCTTGAGGTACAGGCACATCATGATCTCAATACTCAGTGGGCTGTTGATGGTACATATACCCATACGAACACCATTCTTACTTGGATTGGCTCGGGGGTTAGTGCATCCTTAAATCCAATTGGATCTCAGGTTGGCGGTGTGCCACAAAACATGGGTTATGCAGGAGTGACCTATATGCCGCTTCCAAAGACCAGTCTGACAGCCAATGTTCGTTATATTGGTAATTCTTGGTTGGATGGCGCACACACCTTACCAGTTCCTTCCTATGCAGTTGTTGGTTTAAAGGTGAACCATCAATTAACGCCAGAAGCCTCAGTATTTGCCAGTGTGATCAATATGTTCAATCGAAGCTACATCACTTACGGTACGGGAACTAGTCAAGGAAGTTATATCGCCGGGCAACCACAGAGCATTACTGTAGGTGCACGTATCATCTTCTAA
- a CDS encoding DUF2946 domain-containing protein, whose amino-acid sequence MSSSKNRFVHWIAALAIAMSALAPAASQAVSVAKHGEGFAMEICSVDGSKMQIDVQDDGKDVANQMKPCPYCVAQSVITPAFNTNLRFEAPQTFALLPQLFYQSPKPLAVWITPPSAAPPVQA is encoded by the coding sequence ATGAGTTCCTCCAAAAACCGCTTCGTTCACTGGATTGCTGCCTTAGCAATCGCAATGAGCGCGCTGGCGCCAGCCGCATCTCAAGCGGTTTCAGTGGCTAAGCATGGCGAAGGTTTTGCAATGGAGATTTGTTCTGTCGATGGCAGCAAGATGCAAATCGATGTTCAAGATGACGGGAAAGACGTTGCCAATCAAATGAAGCCTTGCCCGTATTGTGTAGCGCAGAGCGTTATCACTCCGGCATTCAACACTAATCTCAGATTTGAAGCTCCGCAGACTTTCGCTTTGCTGCCTCAGCTTTTCTACCAATCACCCAAACCACTTGCTGTTTGGATAACCCCGCCTTCAGCAGCTCCACCAGTACAAGCCTAA
- the oxlT gene encoding oxalate/formate MFS antiporter, with translation MSGEKTAGPLGGRWFQLLIGVVCMSMIANLQYGWTLFVNPIDAKFGWGRAAIQVAFTIFVLTETWLVPIEGYLVDKFGPRPVVFVGGLLCGLGWIMNSHADTLTMLYAAAAVSGVGAGAVYGTCVGNALKWFPDRRGLAAGITAAGFGAGSALTVIPIAKMIAEQGYQETFWFFGIGQGAIVVLLSLFLSKPIKSAITAVKAAVAQTRKDFRPMEMVKQPVFWIMYLMFVMVAAGGLMATAQLAPIAKDFQVAGVTVSLLGLALPALTFALTIDRVLNGLTRPFFGWVSDKIGREQTMTLCFSFECVGILGLYYLGHDPVMFVLLTGLVFFAWGEIYSLFPSTNADTFGSTYAAGNAGLLYTAKGTASLLVPLSSVLVATTGGWEAVFWVASILNGTAAILAWFVLRPMRRKLIERSAAM, from the coding sequence ATGAGCGGCGAGAAAACTGCAGGACCTTTAGGAGGTCGTTGGTTTCAGCTACTAATCGGCGTTGTTTGTATGTCGATGATTGCAAACTTGCAATACGGTTGGACTTTGTTTGTAAACCCAATCGACGCTAAGTTTGGTTGGGGTCGCGCAGCGATCCAAGTTGCGTTCACTATTTTCGTATTGACTGAAACTTGGTTGGTACCAATCGAAGGTTATCTCGTAGATAAATTTGGCCCTCGCCCAGTGGTTTTTGTTGGCGGTCTTTTGTGCGGTCTTGGCTGGATCATGAATTCCCATGCAGACACACTAACTATGCTCTACGCGGCTGCTGCAGTTAGCGGTGTTGGCGCTGGCGCTGTTTACGGTACTTGCGTAGGTAATGCGCTTAAATGGTTCCCAGATCGTCGTGGTTTGGCTGCAGGTATTACAGCTGCGGGCTTTGGTGCGGGCTCTGCATTAACCGTAATTCCAATTGCAAAAATGATTGCTGAACAAGGCTATCAAGAAACTTTCTGGTTCTTTGGTATTGGTCAAGGCGCAATCGTTGTCTTGTTAAGTCTATTCCTTTCCAAGCCAATTAAGAGTGCTATTACTGCAGTTAAGGCTGCTGTTGCGCAGACTCGTAAAGATTTCCGTCCAATGGAAATGGTTAAGCAACCAGTGTTCTGGATCATGTACCTCATGTTCGTGATGGTTGCTGCGGGTGGCTTGATGGCAACTGCTCAATTGGCTCCAATCGCTAAAGACTTCCAAGTTGCTGGCGTAACGGTGAGCTTGTTAGGTCTAGCATTGCCAGCTCTGACTTTTGCATTAACCATTGATCGTGTTTTGAACGGCTTAACCCGTCCTTTCTTTGGTTGGGTATCAGACAAGATTGGTCGCGAACAAACTATGACCCTTTGCTTCTCTTTTGAGTGCGTAGGTATTCTTGGTTTGTACTACCTCGGTCATGACCCGGTCATGTTTGTGCTGTTAACTGGTTTGGTGTTCTTTGCATGGGGTGAGATTTACAGCTTGTTCCCATCAACCAACGCCGATACATTTGGATCAACTTACGCTGCCGGTAATGCAGGTCTCCTCTACACAGCAAAAGGTACTGCTTCATTGTTAGTGCCACTGTCTAGCGTATTGGTAGCCACTACTGGTGGTTGGGAAGCGGTATTCTGGGTTGCTAGTATCTTGAACGGTACCGCTGCAATCTTGGCTTGGTTTGTATTGCGTCCAATGCGTCGCAAACTCATCGAGCGTTCTGCTGCTATGTAA